The following are from one region of the Biomphalaria glabrata chromosome 4, xgBioGlab47.1, whole genome shotgun sequence genome:
- the LOC106058053 gene encoding uncharacterized protein LOC106058053 isoform X1 yields the protein MRVRCWHLHAILTITVALIWISSFCAEAAIFGSMTDESLCKKSSEEIIWISEKTSAIISGKSKDELKNCQLRFGVASADRSARIQLKFEFLYIEDCLIQLQINESSTGDFKTSQDNREILKTNCYAHTPGPLYAQPKNFVLVNLLKQDMSTDAANFYLNVSMAGVPPTTGLELHILLIIGFVAVIVVIIVGYLLYKFVSRLFERIHEQRVQAAMTRAINIFHSQEPLEERQDMVLLRPGEGHLASQNPRAASIAFVHSDGRIERFRSLPKEHPEEVETRVALPSPSLKHSEQSRRGVRRSAENDYVACDVVSVAAHLKAAHKVSSPVLHPVPCRAQVSDFGDAVSIGGCEMPPSYEEALDMPGPSALLLSAHEDGAAAAVQSIDSSEKSQVDYMNVNFNPAPSESNDDLDCSDSGEALLARYVT from the exons ATGAAAGTTTATGTAAGAAATCCTCAGAAGAAATTATTTGGATATCTGAGAAAACCAGCGCCATCATTAGTGGCAAAAGCAAAGATGAGCTAAAAAATTGTCAACTCAGGTTTGGCGTAGCTTCAGCTGATAGAAGTGCTAGAATTCAACTGAAGTTTGAGTTTCTTTACATAGAAGATTGCTTAATACAACTGCAGATAAATGAATCCTCAACAGGAGATTTTAAAACCTCCCAGGATAACAGGGAAATA TTAAAGACAAATTGTTATGCTCATACACCTGGACCTTTGTATGCTCAACCAAAGAACTTTGTTCTCGTCAATCTTTTAAAACAGGACATGAGTACAGATGCTGCTAACTTTTATCTCAACGTTAGTATGGCAG GAGTTCCTCCAACAACAGGGCTTGAGCTTCACATTCTACTCATCATAGGGTTCGTTGCTGTCATTGTTGTGATCATAGTAGGCTATTTACTGTACAAATTCGTTTCACGGTTGTTTGAACGGATACACGAGCAAAGAGTGCAAGCTGCCATGACAAGGGCTATCAACATTTTTCATTCCCAAGAGCCATTGGAGGAACGACAAGACATGGTCCTTCTCAGACCTGGAG AGGGTCACTTAGCAAGTCAAAACCCCAGAGCTGCATCGATTGCTTTTGTCCATTCTGACGGTCGTATAGAAAGGTTTCGTTCACTGCCTAAGGAACATCCTGAAGAAGTGGAAACAAGAGTAGCACTCCCATCACCGTCTCTCAAACATTCTGAACAGAGCAGGCGTGGAGTCCGTCGAAGTGCGGAAAATGACTACGTGGCCTGTGATGTTGTCTCAGTTGCAGCTCATCTCAAAGCAGCACACAAAGTCTCATCACCAGTGCTCCACCCTGTCCCCTGTCGGGCGCAGGTAAGTGACTTTGGAGATGCAGTATCTATTGGAGGCTGTGAGATGCCCCCTTCATATGAAGAAGCTTTAGACATGCCAGGCCCAAGTGCCTTGTTGCTTTCTGCCCATGAAGATGGTGCTGCTGCAGCAGTACAAAGTATTGATAGCTCAGAAAAGTCACAAGTGGATTACATGAATGTTAACTTTAATCCTGCACCTTCAGAGTCCAATGATGATTTGGACTGTAGTGACAGTGGGGAGGCATTGTTGGCCAGATACGTAACATGA
- the LOC106058053 gene encoding uncharacterized protein LOC106058053 isoform X2, translating to MTDESLCKKSSEEIIWISEKTSAIISGKSKDELKNCQLRFGVASADRSARIQLKFEFLYIEDCLIQLQINESSTGDFKTSQDNREILKTNCYAHTPGPLYAQPKNFVLVNLLKQDMSTDAANFYLNVSMAGVPPTTGLELHILLIIGFVAVIVVIIVGYLLYKFVSRLFERIHEQRVQAAMTRAINIFHSQEPLEERQDMVLLRPGEGHLASQNPRAASIAFVHSDGRIERFRSLPKEHPEEVETRVALPSPSLKHSEQSRRGVRRSAENDYVACDVVSVAAHLKAAHKVSSPVLHPVPCRAQVSDFGDAVSIGGCEMPPSYEEALDMPGPSALLLSAHEDGAAAAVQSIDSSEKSQVDYMNVNFNPAPSESNDDLDCSDSGEALLARYVT from the exons ATGAAAGTTTATGTAAGAAATCCTCAGAAGAAATTATTTGGATATCTGAGAAAACCAGCGCCATCATTAGTGGCAAAAGCAAAGATGAGCTAAAAAATTGTCAACTCAGGTTTGGCGTAGCTTCAGCTGATAGAAGTGCTAGAATTCAACTGAAGTTTGAGTTTCTTTACATAGAAGATTGCTTAATACAACTGCAGATAAATGAATCCTCAACAGGAGATTTTAAAACCTCCCAGGATAACAGGGAAATA TTAAAGACAAATTGTTATGCTCATACACCTGGACCTTTGTATGCTCAACCAAAGAACTTTGTTCTCGTCAATCTTTTAAAACAGGACATGAGTACAGATGCTGCTAACTTTTATCTCAACGTTAGTATGGCAG GAGTTCCTCCAACAACAGGGCTTGAGCTTCACATTCTACTCATCATAGGGTTCGTTGCTGTCATTGTTGTGATCATAGTAGGCTATTTACTGTACAAATTCGTTTCACGGTTGTTTGAACGGATACACGAGCAAAGAGTGCAAGCTGCCATGACAAGGGCTATCAACATTTTTCATTCCCAAGAGCCATTGGAGGAACGACAAGACATGGTCCTTCTCAGACCTGGAG AGGGTCACTTAGCAAGTCAAAACCCCAGAGCTGCATCGATTGCTTTTGTCCATTCTGACGGTCGTATAGAAAGGTTTCGTTCACTGCCTAAGGAACATCCTGAAGAAGTGGAAACAAGAGTAGCACTCCCATCACCGTCTCTCAAACATTCTGAACAGAGCAGGCGTGGAGTCCGTCGAAGTGCGGAAAATGACTACGTGGCCTGTGATGTTGTCTCAGTTGCAGCTCATCTCAAAGCAGCACACAAAGTCTCATCACCAGTGCTCCACCCTGTCCCCTGTCGGGCGCAGGTAAGTGACTTTGGAGATGCAGTATCTATTGGAGGCTGTGAGATGCCCCCTTCATATGAAGAAGCTTTAGACATGCCAGGCCCAAGTGCCTTGTTGCTTTCTGCCCATGAAGATGGTGCTGCTGCAGCAGTACAAAGTATTGATAGCTCAGAAAAGTCACAAGTGGATTACATGAATGTTAACTTTAATCCTGCACCTTCAGAGTCCAATGATGATTTGGACTGTAGTGACAGTGGGGAGGCATTGTTGGCCAGATACGTAACATGA